A region from the Enterococcus faecium genome encodes:
- a CDS encoding L-lactate MFS transporter, with translation MKTNRYVVAFAGVMFHLMIGSVYAWSVFTNPIAKQNGWAESSVALAFSIAIFFLGMSAAFMGKVVEKIGPRLTGTIASFLYGTGTIMTGWAIHQNSIWLLYLSYGVIGGLGLGAGYVTPVSTIIKWFPDKRGLATGLAIMGFGFAAMLTGPVAQQLMASVGLEQTFYLLGTFYFVIMLLAAQFIVRPNLALSSTTENSISQKKGTRLTRGPELTANQALKTKSFTFLWIMFFINITCGIGLVSAASPMAQSMTGMSVQTAAIMVGIIGLFNGFGRLIWATLSDYIGRPATFSAIFILDIVMLSAMLIFKLPLLFVIALCLLMSCYGAGFSVIPAYLGDVFGTKELGAVHGYVLTAWAAAGVVGPLLLSLTHQLFHNYTLTLAAFILIDLLALLISFWIQRDFIKASKLIKSKS, from the coding sequence TTGAAAACAAATCGCTATGTTGTTGCGTTTGCAGGTGTCATGTTTCATTTAATGATTGGTTCCGTTTATGCTTGGAGTGTTTTTACTAATCCAATTGCAAAACAAAATGGTTGGGCAGAATCCTCAGTCGCTCTTGCATTTAGTATCGCTATTTTCTTCTTGGGAATGTCAGCCGCCTTTATGGGCAAAGTCGTTGAAAAAATAGGCCCTAGACTAACGGGAACTATTGCTAGCTTTCTTTACGGAACTGGAACCATTATGACTGGTTGGGCTATCCATCAAAATTCAATTTGGCTATTATATCTCTCATATGGTGTCATAGGCGGCTTAGGACTGGGAGCAGGATACGTTACCCCTGTATCAACAATTATTAAATGGTTTCCAGACAAACGCGGTTTAGCAACGGGGTTAGCTATTATGGGATTTGGTTTTGCAGCAATGCTGACTGGTCCTGTTGCTCAACAGCTAATGGCTAGTGTTGGTCTTGAACAAACATTCTATCTCTTAGGAACATTTTATTTTGTTATTATGCTGCTCGCTGCACAGTTTATTGTTCGTCCAAATCTGGCACTATCAAGCACTACTGAAAATAGCATTTCTCAAAAAAAGGGAACACGTCTAACCCGAGGACCGGAGCTAACAGCTAACCAAGCCCTCAAAACTAAATCCTTCACTTTTCTTTGGATAATGTTCTTTATCAATATTACATGCGGGATCGGCCTTGTCTCAGCTGCATCCCCCATGGCTCAAAGTATGACCGGCATGTCTGTCCAAACAGCCGCAATTATGGTTGGAATCATAGGCCTTTTCAATGGCTTTGGACGTTTGATATGGGCAACTTTGTCTGATTATATCGGGCGCCCTGCTACTTTCAGTGCCATTTTTATTCTCGATATTGTAATGCTTTCAGCCATGCTCATCTTCAAATTACCGCTCCTATTTGTCATTGCATTATGCTTGTTGATGTCTTGTTATGGAGCAGGCTTTTCTGTCATCCCAGCCTACTTAGGTGATGTCTTTGGTACTAAAGAATTAGGAGCTGTTCATGGATATGTACTGACAGCATGGGCTGCTGCCGGAGTTGTTGGACCATTACTATTATCATTAACACATCAACTGTTCCACAATTATACTTTGACATTAGCTGCCTTTATTTTGATTGATCTATTGGCACTGCTAATCTCATTCTGGATACAACGTGATTTCATTAAAGCCAGCAAATTAATAAAAAGCAAATCATAA
- a CDS encoding type IV toxin-antitoxin system AbiEi family antitoxin domain-containing protein has translation MTKAMVYKLLEEFNGTLALKDAKKAGISPVTIKRMVDRGELDREYPGFFTLPGQFPDELFMAQKKYERGIISHITALDLYDLTDMIPRQIDLTVPYGYHVSEKGLKEFAVELHYTKAEWYELGKIEIKSRYGNPIIAYDPERTLCDIWNPWYTVEDEIKVKAIKNYMESDRKNLRKLNEYRRILPTDKTMRSYIMALN, from the coding sequence ATGACAAAAGCAATGGTATACAAGCTGCTAGAAGAATTTAATGGAACTTTGGCTTTGAAGGATGCCAAAAAAGCGGGCATTTCTCCTGTAACGATCAAACGTATGGTAGATCGAGGGGAGCTGGATCGAGAGTATCCAGGTTTTTTCACCTTACCTGGTCAATTTCCTGATGAATTGTTTATGGCGCAAAAAAAATATGAACGCGGCATTATTTCACATATTACCGCGTTAGATTTGTATGATTTAACAGATATGATCCCTAGACAGATCGATCTGACTGTACCTTACGGTTATCACGTTTCTGAAAAAGGATTGAAGGAATTCGCAGTTGAGCTACACTATACAAAAGCGGAATGGTATGAATTAGGTAAGATTGAAATAAAAAGTCGCTATGGGAATCCTATTATAGCTTATGATCCAGAAAGAACTTTATGTGACATTTGGAATCCCTGGTATACCGTTGAGGATGAAATCAAAGTAAAAGCAATCAAAAACTATATGGAGTCGGACAGAAAAAATCTTAGAAAATTGAATGAGTATCGACGAATTTTACCAACAGACAAAACGATGCGTTCTTATATTATGGCTTTAAATTAA
- a CDS encoding IS3 family transposase has protein sequence MAESGRYRGRLTYGYRRVQEELIKLDIHLSDAVVRRLMDELNVQVSLYNRHRNGRYSSYKGTVGKVARNVLHQHFNETVPFKVLHTDVTQVRLADTK, from the coding sequence ATTGCCGAAAGCGGAAGATATCGCGGACGTCTAACCTACGGTTATCGTCGCGTTCAAGAAGAGCTCATTAAATTAGATATCCATCTATCAGACGCCGTAGTGCGTCGTTTGATGGATGAATTAAATGTTCAAGTAAGCCTTTATAACCGCCACAGAAATGGTAGATATTCATCTTATAAAGGTACAGTTGGAAAAGTGGCCCGTAACGTTCTACATCAGCATTTTAATGAAACCGTACCTTTCAAAGTATTACATACCGATGTTACACAAGTACGCTTGGCCGATACTAAGTAG
- the ssb gene encoding single-stranded DNA-binding protein, with amino-acid sequence MINNVTLVGRLTKDPDLRYTASGTAVATFTLAVNRNFTNQNGNREADFINCVIWRKPAETMATLAKKGSLIGVVGRIQTRTYDNQQGQRVYVTEVVADNFQLLESKAATESRAHADQSSTSPSTATFEQRDTATPNNNGLNASQNPFGGQSIDISDDDLPF; translated from the coding sequence ATGATTAATAATGTGACATTAGTAGGACGCTTAACCAAAGATCCTGATTTACGTTATACCGCAAGTGGTACTGCAGTAGCGACTTTTACCCTAGCCGTCAACCGAAATTTCACGAATCAAAACGGCAATCGAGAAGCCGATTTTATTAACTGCGTGATTTGGCGCAAACCAGCAGAAACAATGGCGACATTAGCTAAAAAAGGTAGCTTGATTGGTGTAGTTGGGCGGATTCAAACGCGGACTTACGACAACCAGCAAGGACAACGTGTATATGTGACTGAAGTTGTAGCAGATAACTTTCAACTATTAGAAAGTAAAGCAGCGACAGAGAGCCGTGCGCACGCTGATCAATCGTCCACCAGTCCAAGCACCGCCACCTTTGAACAACGGGATACAGCGACGCCTAACAACAATGGATTGAACGCTTCACAGAATCCATTTGGTGGACAATCAATCGATATTAGCGATGATGATCTACCGTTTTAG
- a CDS encoding nucleotidyl transferase AbiEii/AbiGii toxin family protein, with protein MTPTQLKAKVKNISREKEVDPQLVLRHFMMEKFLEKISESPYRENFVLKGGFLIGSKYGIENRTTKDIDTTLREMKVTKETLATVLNEIFSTPTKEGIQFEIQGMKETREADYYPGFSLRVLAHLENMRPDLTTGDSIYPATITHSHKLMFEDRTIPLESYPTEQIIAEKLSATFDFLTDNSRGKDFYDLYTIPKMEKIDEKTLKDSVRNTFTRRGKTDPLKIYYEKDMDVLKNSHELKDTWKKYQKSNPYAASITYDETMDSISNLMEKVIHVEEKERKLAYQRHQQMNREMER; from the coding sequence ATGACACCTACGCAGTTAAAAGCAAAAGTGAAGAATATTTCTAGAGAAAAAGAAGTTGATCCGCAGCTTGTTTTAAGACATTTTATGATGGAAAAATTCTTGGAAAAAATCTCAGAGTCTCCTTATCGTGAAAATTTTGTGTTAAAAGGCGGCTTCTTGATTGGCTCAAAGTATGGCATTGAAAATCGCACAACCAAAGATATTGATACGACTTTACGGGAAATGAAAGTAACCAAAGAAACATTAGCAACGGTTCTAAACGAAATTTTTTCAACGCCGACGAAAGAAGGCATTCAATTTGAGATTCAAGGAATGAAAGAAACGAGAGAAGCCGATTACTATCCAGGATTTAGCTTACGTGTGCTGGCACATTTGGAAAACATGCGGCCAGATTTGACTACAGGTGACTCGATCTATCCTGCAACGATCACTCACAGTCATAAATTGATGTTTGAGGATCGAACGATTCCTTTGGAATCCTATCCTACAGAACAAATTATTGCTGAAAAATTAAGTGCAACCTTTGATTTTTTAACAGATAATTCGAGAGGAAAAGATTTTTATGATCTCTATACTATTCCTAAAATGGAGAAGATCGATGAGAAGACCTTGAAAGATAGTGTGAGAAATACATTTACACGTCGAGGAAAAACTGATCCGTTAAAGATATACTATGAAAAGGATATGGATGTACTGAAAAATAGTCACGAGCTAAAAGATACATGGAAGAAATATCAAAAAAGCAATCCTTATGCTGCATCGATCACGTACGATGAGACAATGGATTCGATTAGTAATTTGATGGAAAAAGTGATTCACGTCGAAGAAAAAGAGCGAAAACTAGCTTATCAAAGACACCAACAGATGAATAGAGAAATGGAGAGATAA
- a CDS encoding DDE-type integrase/transposase/recombinase produces the protein MTDEASKEVLAFQVSNSPNSKLIMDTLDELTENIPEGIKPIIHSDQGWHYQLNYYTDELSEKKFIQSMSRKGNCLDNAPIESFFHLLKTECLNGFPQCKDIG, from the coding sequence ATTACTGACGAAGCAAGTAAGGAAGTTTTAGCATTTCAAGTAAGTAATAGTCCTAACAGTAAACTAATTATGGATACACTCGATGAACTCACAGAAAATATTCCGGAAGGAATAAAACCAATAATTCATTCAGATCAAGGTTGGCATTATCAATTGAATTACTATACCGATGAACTCTCTGAAAAAAAATTTATACAAAGCATGTCTCGTAAGGGAAACTGTCTTGATAATGCGCCAATTGAAAGCTTCTTTCATCTTCTTAAAACAGAATGTCTTAATGGATTTCCACAGTGTAAAGATATTGGATAA
- a CDS encoding transposase, with protein MTRYEENFKQMIVELNQTGRSVQGLAKEYGLSEATIYKWKNLYLPDQSTGLTGKEVAELRKENARLNEELEILKKAAAIFSRKT; from the coding sequence ATGACCCGATATGAAGAAAATTTTAAACAAATGATTGTTGAACTGAATCAAACTGGACGTTCTGTTCAAGGGTTAGCGAAAGAATATGGCTTATCTGAAGCAACGATTTACAAATGGAAGAATTTATATTTACCTGATCAGTCCACAGGACTGACTGGAAAAGAAGTAGCTGAACTGAGAAAAGAAAATGCTCGTTTAAATGAGGAACTTGAAATCTTAAAAAAAGCCGCAGCCATATTCTCTCGGAAAACCTAA
- a CDS encoding toprim domain-containing protein: MTEKKMSLIDRCKQIDIVDFARNNGMAVVNKGRDYRLEDHDSFVFDRRKQRFYWNSQNVSGDIIELAKLFFIDKEIQDPKQQFKAATDFILKNEDKTERVENLHFETEKYKDHPVDYQPLTEKGRNYLKEERKLPEWLIDYAEKEGLIAELKPKHERQNFLVGDDRLDHAVAFLWKDPQTGDTVGASYQGTIVDFNRFGKRGTYKHIDKNPTPNHGFNLKIGDPKHLKFFESSIDLLSYAALNREKLQDAWLVSMDGLKHHVISHYVEESISELSRKQTFPQSIEVCVDNDRAGHIFYEKEQMKGIVDPFTNKKIRCERGIPNDWQVPKEYKATYEAVAKEMSVEPEAIMAIHKTETNLQLTNQLVSAHDVQSTFGKMLAKGEPVETIDLKEACTTVAKELKVCERADGTYNFDRFYSRKANIKDVNAGILLSYKAEQYYKGYKKHEHEFVPEVKKDWNDQLKHEIQQQEIRKQRRAMLFQQGRQQERE, encoded by the coding sequence ATGACCGAGAAAAAAATGAGTCTTATTGATCGATGTAAACAGATCGATATAGTGGATTTTGCTCGAAACAATGGAATGGCTGTAGTCAATAAAGGACGAGACTATCGCTTAGAAGACCATGATTCATTTGTTTTTGATCGAAGAAAACAACGTTTTTATTGGAACAGTCAAAATGTTAGTGGCGACATTATTGAATTAGCTAAACTTTTTTTCATAGACAAAGAGATCCAAGACCCTAAGCAACAATTTAAAGCAGCCACTGATTTTATTCTAAAGAATGAAGACAAAACAGAACGAGTGGAAAATCTTCATTTTGAGACAGAAAAGTACAAAGATCACCCCGTTGATTATCAACCACTCACAGAAAAAGGAAGGAATTATCTGAAGGAAGAACGAAAACTACCAGAGTGGCTGATTGATTATGCAGAAAAAGAAGGGTTGATTGCTGAACTAAAGCCGAAACATGAACGGCAAAATTTTTTAGTTGGAGACGACCGTTTAGATCATGCGGTTGCTTTTTTATGGAAAGATCCACAGACAGGAGATACAGTAGGGGCAAGTTATCAAGGAACGATCGTCGATTTTAATCGTTTCGGTAAACGGGGAACGTATAAACACATTGACAAGAATCCTACGCCAAATCACGGATTTAATTTAAAAATAGGCGATCCGAAGCATTTAAAATTCTTTGAAAGTAGTATTGATCTGTTAAGTTACGCTGCATTGAATCGGGAGAAACTACAAGATGCCTGGTTAGTTTCGATGGACGGGTTAAAACATCATGTAATCAGTCATTACGTTGAAGAGTCGATTTCTGAATTAAGTCGAAAACAAACATTTCCTCAATCGATTGAAGTATGTGTGGACAATGATCGTGCAGGACATATTTTTTATGAAAAAGAACAGATGAAGGGAATCGTTGATCCTTTTACCAATAAGAAAATCCGTTGTGAGCGAGGAATTCCAAATGATTGGCAAGTACCTAAAGAATACAAAGCTACTTATGAAGCAGTCGCAAAAGAAATGAGTGTTGAACCTGAAGCAATTATGGCCATACACAAAACTGAAACTAATTTACAGCTGACAAATCAATTGGTGTCTGCTCATGATGTTCAATCTACGTTTGGAAAGATGTTGGCGAAGGGCGAACCAGTAGAAACAATTGATTTGAAAGAAGCATGTACCACGGTCGCGAAGGAACTGAAAGTATGTGAACGCGCAGATGGAACATACAACTTTGATCGTTTTTATAGTAGAAAAGCCAACATAAAAGACGTTAATGCAGGAATCCTTCTTTCCTATAAAGCAGAACAATACTACAAAGGCTATAAAAAGCATGAACATGAATTTGTACCTGAAGTGAAAAAGGATTGGAATGATCAATTGAAGCATGAGATCCAGCAACAAGAAATCAGAAAGCAAAGACGTGCGATGTTGTTTCAACAAGGCAGACAACAAGAAAGGGAGTGA
- a CDS encoding type IA DNA topoisomerase: MKTVILAEKPSQAKAYADSFSKATRKDGYFEIQDRLFTGETVITYGFGHLVELDSPDMYDEKWKQWALEHLPIFPNQYHYHVPKDKKKQFSVVKRQLQSADTIVIATDSDREGELIAWSIIQQAGANQGKTFKRLWINSLEKEAIYQGFQQLRDAEETYPKFEEAQARQIADWLIGMNGSPLYSLLLQQKGIPGSFSLGRVQTPTLYMIYQLQEKIRNFQKEPYFEGKAQVIAQNGAFDAKLDPNETQATQEAFEAYLKEKGVQLGKQPGTILQVETEKKSAASPRLFSLSSLQSKMNQLMKASAKDTLEAMQGLYEGKYLSYPRTDTPYITEGEYAYLLDHLDEYKHFLKAEAIPTPIHTPNSRYVNNKKVQEHYAIIPTKTVMTAAAFEQLSPLQQAIYEQVLKTTVAMFAEKYTYEETTILTQVQQLQLKAIGKVPLDLGWKKLFGKESDGKEKEEEPLLPKVTKGEMVTVDLQVLEKETKPPQPYTEGTLITAMKTAGKTVDSEEAQSILKEVEGIGTEATRANIIETLKQKEYIKVEKNKLVVTNKGILLCQAVEKEPLLTSAEMTAKWESYLLKIGERKGTQTTFLANIQKFVSHLLEVVPGQIQSTNFGSTLQEVKAASEKQEAARHLGICPKCQEQEVLLYQKVAACTSEACDFKLWTTIAKKKLTATQLKEIIQNSRTSQPVKGLKGQKGSFEATIVLKEDFTTGFEFSEKKKTNFKKRTRRTAK; encoded by the coding sequence ATGAAAACCGTCATTTTAGCAGAAAAACCGTCACAAGCGAAGGCTTATGCCGATAGCTTTTCTAAAGCTACCCGAAAAGATGGGTATTTTGAGATCCAAGATCGATTGTTTACAGGAGAAACTGTGATCACGTATGGTTTTGGTCATTTAGTCGAGTTAGATTCGCCCGATATGTACGATGAAAAATGGAAACAATGGGCATTAGAACATTTGCCTATTTTCCCCAATCAATACCACTATCATGTTCCTAAAGATAAGAAAAAGCAGTTTAGTGTCGTCAAACGACAGCTGCAGTCAGCTGATACGATTGTGATCGCGACTGATAGCGATCGTGAAGGGGAGCTGATTGCCTGGTCAATCATTCAACAAGCAGGCGCCAATCAAGGAAAAACCTTTAAAAGACTTTGGATCAACTCCTTAGAAAAAGAAGCCATTTATCAGGGATTCCAACAGTTACGAGACGCAGAAGAGACCTATCCAAAATTTGAAGAAGCACAAGCACGTCAGATCGCCGATTGGTTAATTGGGATGAACGGTAGCCCACTGTATAGTTTACTCTTGCAGCAAAAAGGCATACCAGGAAGTTTTTCTTTAGGTAGAGTCCAAACCCCAACACTCTATATGATTTATCAATTGCAGGAAAAGATTAGAAACTTCCAAAAAGAACCATATTTTGAAGGAAAAGCCCAAGTAATCGCTCAAAATGGCGCATTTGATGCGAAGCTTGATCCAAATGAAACCCAAGCGACACAAGAAGCATTTGAAGCCTATTTAAAAGAAAAAGGTGTTCAATTAGGAAAACAGCCAGGTACGATCCTTCAAGTCGAAACAGAGAAAAAAAGTGCGGCTAGCCCACGTCTTTTTTCTTTATCGAGCCTTCAGTCTAAAATGAATCAACTCATGAAAGCTAGTGCCAAAGATACTTTGGAAGCCATGCAAGGGTTGTATGAAGGAAAATATCTAAGCTATCCGCGAACGGATACCCCTTATATTACGGAAGGGGAATATGCGTATCTGTTGGATCACTTAGACGAATACAAGCATTTTTTAAAAGCCGAAGCGATTCCGACTCCTATTCATACACCGAATAGTCGGTATGTGAATAATAAGAAAGTCCAGGAACATTACGCGATCATTCCTACAAAAACGGTTATGACAGCAGCGGCTTTTGAACAACTAAGTCCACTGCAGCAGGCTATTTATGAACAAGTGTTAAAAACAACGGTGGCCATGTTTGCGGAAAAGTATACCTATGAAGAAACAACGATCTTGACGCAAGTTCAGCAGCTTCAGTTAAAGGCAATCGGAAAGGTGCCGCTAGATCTAGGTTGGAAGAAGTTATTTGGAAAAGAGAGCGACGGAAAAGAGAAGGAAGAAGAGCCGCTACTTCCTAAAGTGACAAAAGGAGAAATGGTGACGGTGGATCTACAAGTTCTTGAAAAAGAAACCAAGCCACCACAACCTTATACCGAAGGTACGTTGATCACTGCAATGAAAACAGCTGGGAAAACCGTGGATAGTGAAGAAGCGCAATCCATATTGAAAGAAGTGGAAGGAATCGGTACAGAAGCGACACGGGCGAATATTATTGAAACCTTGAAACAAAAGGAATATATCAAGGTAGAGAAAAATAAGCTCGTGGTGACGAATAAAGGGATTTTGCTTTGCCAAGCCGTGGAAAAAGAGCCGCTGCTTACGAGCGCCGAAATGACCGCCAAATGGGAAAGCTACTTGTTAAAGATCGGTGAACGAAAAGGAACACAAACCACTTTTCTAGCCAATATCCAAAAATTTGTCTCTCACTTATTGGAAGTCGTACCAGGGCAAATCCAATCCACTAATTTTGGATCGACGTTACAAGAAGTGAAAGCAGCCAGTGAAAAGCAAGAAGCCGCGCGTCATTTAGGAATTTGTCCAAAATGCCAGGAACAAGAAGTCTTACTCTATCAAAAGGTGGCAGCCTGTACGTCTGAAGCCTGTGATTTTAAATTATGGACAACGATTGCCAAAAAGAAACTCACAGCGACACAGCTGAAGGAGATCATTCAAAATAGCCGAACAAGCCAACCAGTGAAAGGGTTAAAAGGTCAGAAGGGTTCATTTGAAGCAACGATTGTTTTAAAAGAAGACTTCACTACAGGCTTTGAATTTTCTGAAAAGAAAAAAACGAACTTCAAGAAAAGAACACGCCGCACTGCAAAATAA
- a CDS encoding IS3 family transposase: MLSENLNSLVQFIEKWCKDYTVSLLCRLLEIPRSVYYFYKNKPLTATEIRNNKLKKKISTIFFTNKQRYGATKIHQVLLKEGISVSLKHVQKLMKQLNLRSIVVKKYRPQRSNKPIISKENLLNQDFSTETICEKWAADITYIPTKKNGWCYLSSIMDLHTKKIISYTFSKRMTVDCVIQTLNKAKIHYHIPEGMILHTDLGSQYTAREVEQWLKTNKQY; this comes from the coding sequence ATTCTCTCGGAAAACCTAAATTCGCTTGTTCAATTTATTGAAAAATGGTGTAAGGATTACACTGTTTCTTTGTTGTGTCGGTTATTAGAAATCCCTAGAAGTGTCTATTATTTTTATAAGAATAAACCGTTGACAGCTACAGAAATCAGAAATAATAAGTTGAAAAAGAAGATTTCAACAATTTTTTTTACGAATAAACAACGCTATGGTGCCACAAAGATCCATCAAGTTTTATTAAAAGAAGGGATTTCAGTATCTCTTAAACATGTCCAAAAGCTAATGAAACAATTAAATTTAAGGTCGATTGTAGTTAAAAAATATAGACCTCAAAGGTCTAATAAACCGATCATTTCAAAAGAGAATCTCTTAAATCAGGACTTTTCTACTGAAACGATCTGTGAGAAATGGGCAGCTGACATTACGTACATTCCTACTAAGAAAAATGGTTGGTGTTACTTATCTTCAATCATGGATTTACACACGAAAAAAATTATTAGTTATACATTTTCAAAACGAATGACTGTGGATTGTGTCATCCAAACATTGAATAAAGCAAAAATACATTATCACATTCCAGAAGGAATGATTCTACACACTGACTTGGGCAGCCAATACACAGCAAGAGAAGTGGAACAATGGCTTAAAACCAACAAACAGTACTAA
- a CDS encoding MFS transporter, translating into MNKQNKLNLLTKISVLSVSLIITTGPAISPLLPDISNHYNNISEAAIESLSTVQQFSVVISLIIANFISKKIGIKKTVILGLLLAGFAGVVPFFIDNYYVILISRIVFGVGVGFFNSLAITVIDLLYSGSAKTKLLGIRTSMEPGVSIKS; encoded by the coding sequence ATGAATAAACAAAATAAATTAAACTTATTAACAAAAATATCGGTTTTAAGCGTTTCCCTTATTATCACAACAGGACCGGCAATTTCTCCGCTGTTGCCAGATATTAGTAACCATTATAATAATATTTCAGAGGCTGCTATTGAAAGTTTAAGTACTGTACAACAATTTTCAGTTGTCATTTCCTTAATAATTGCAAATTTTATTTCTAAAAAAATAGGTATCAAAAAAACTGTAATATTAGGGCTTTTATTGGCCGGTTTTGCAGGTGTGGTACCTTTCTTTATTGATAATTACTATGTAATATTAATTTCTAGGATTGTCTTTGGTGTAGGAGTGGGTTTTTTTAATTCTTTGGCAATTACTGTTATTGATTTACTTTATAGTGGTAGCGCAAAAACTAAATTGTTGGGTATTCGAACTTCCATGGAACCTGGTGTTAGTATCAAATCTTAG
- a CDS encoding putative holin-like toxin, with product MKGVSLLSAYETIQTILGFGMFTIALISLIVNMLKNDKKK from the coding sequence ATGAAAGGAGTAAGCCTTTTGTCCGCATATGAGACAATTCAAACCATTCTTGGTTTTGGTATGTTTACCATTGCTTTGATTAGTTTGATTGTAAATATGCTTAAAAATGACAAAAAGAAATAA